A single region of the Devosia sp. FJ2-5-3 genome encodes:
- a CDS encoding cysteine synthase A, producing the protein MASKHDDLISAIGNTPLIRLNRVSALTGCDIWGKAEFLNPGQSVKDRAALFIIHDAVKSGALKPGGTIVEGTAGNTGIGLTLVANSLGFKSVIVIPETQSQEKKDALRLYGAELIEVPAKPYKDPNNYIKISGRLAEKLNRELPNGAVWANQFDNVSNKRAHVETTGPEIWQQTNGRIDGFICAVGSGGTLAGVAEALRARSADVKIGLADPEGAALYNFYANGALASSGNSITEGIGQGRITANLEGLTIDNPYQISDAEALPYIFDLLEHEGLCLGGSSAINIAGAVRMARDLGPGKTIVTILCDYGNRYASKLFNPAFLRERNLPVPPWMEQRTPIDISSVIVSE; encoded by the coding sequence ATGGCCAGCAAGCACGACGACCTTATCTCCGCCATCGGCAATACGCCGCTCATTCGGCTCAATCGTGTCTCGGCGCTAACCGGTTGCGATATCTGGGGTAAGGCGGAGTTCTTGAACCCCGGCCAGTCGGTGAAGGATCGCGCGGCGCTGTTCATCATCCACGATGCGGTCAAGTCCGGGGCCTTGAAGCCTGGCGGCACAATCGTCGAGGGGACAGCCGGCAATACCGGCATTGGGCTGACCCTGGTCGCCAATTCGCTCGGCTTCAAATCGGTGATCGTCATTCCCGAGACGCAGAGCCAGGAAAAGAAGGACGCGCTGCGGCTCTATGGGGCAGAGCTGATCGAAGTTCCGGCCAAGCCCTACAAGGATCCCAATAATTACATCAAGATTTCCGGGCGGCTGGCGGAGAAGCTCAACCGGGAGCTCCCCAATGGCGCAGTCTGGGCCAACCAGTTCGACAATGTGTCGAACAAGCGCGCACATGTGGAAACCACCGGGCCGGAAATCTGGCAGCAGACCAATGGCCGCATCGATGGCTTCATCTGCGCCGTGGGTTCGGGTGGCACCCTTGCCGGCGTTGCCGAGGCCCTGCGCGCGCGCAGCGCTGACGTCAAGATCGGCCTGGCCGACCCAGAAGGCGCGGCGCTCTACAATTTCTACGCCAATGGTGCGCTGGCCTCGAGCGGCAATTCGATCACCGAGGGTATCGGCCAGGGCAGGATTACGGCCAATCTCGAAGGCCTGACGATCGACAACCCCTACCAGATTTCCGACGCCGAAGCCCTGCCCTACATTTTCGACCTTCTCGAACATGAGGGGCTGTGCCTCGGCGGTTCGAGCGCGATCAATATCGCCGGGGCGGTGCGGATGGCGCGTGATCTCGGTCCGGGCAAGACCATCGTCACCATCCTCTGCGACTATGGCAATCGCTATGCCAGCAAGCTTTTCAACCCGGCCTTCCTGCGGGAACGCAATCTTCCTGTTCCGCCCTGGATGGAACAAAGAACGCCGATCGACATTTCCAGCGTGATCGTCTCCGAGTAG
- a CDS encoding SRPBCC domain-containing protein produces MSDPTQIDSDSQITLTRTIGGNISDVFAAWTDPALIEQWQVDEAEFDGFEGGQYRFVTYGEEDDEADHEVTGEILKFVEDEKLVMSWMHRDEEDDTEFLFVIEVTFKAIDDDNTAVTLVERGLPHADAQTRIFSMEAWSAALEQLAELME; encoded by the coding sequence ATGAGCGACCCCACCCAGATCGACAGTGACAGCCAGATCACGCTGACGCGCACCATTGGCGGCAATATCAGCGATGTCTTTGCTGCATGGACCGACCCTGCCCTGATCGAACAATGGCAGGTGGACGAAGCCGAATTCGACGGCTTCGAGGGCGGCCAATATCGCTTCGTCACCTATGGCGAGGAAGACGACGAGGCCGACCACGAGGTGACCGGGGAAATCCTGAAATTCGTCGAAGACGAAAAGCTGGTGATGAGCTGGATGCATCGTGACGAGGAGGACGACACGGAATTCCTCTTCGTCATCGAGGTCACGTTCAAAGCCATCGACGACGACAATACGGCGGTGACGCTGGTCGAGCGCGGCCTGCCCCATGCGGATGCGCAGACGCGCATCTTTTCGATGGAAGCCTGGAGCGCGGCGCTCGAGCAACTGGCCGAATTGATGGAATAG
- a CDS encoding deoxyribodipyrimidine photo-lyase, protein MSNSRTALVWLRNDLRVADNPALLAATRSAETVTALYIHETDTGLRPIGGAARWWLHQSLERFEETLAGLGIRLIVREGLAGEVLRATLAELGADQVHWNRRYGPAEREIDSAIKADLRDRGVEALSHTGNLLAEPWSIKNGQGKPYSVFTPFWKTLRDVPVAPPLPAPHAMGKVISAEGADREYTEPHWAGKLHAHWDIGEDAAGQRLAEFLDEMVADYPEARDIPARDGTSRLSPHLRFGEISARQIWHSSRLKADMQPDLAGGIDKFLSELAWRDFSYSQLYHREDIAQVPMQQRFGALTWRMAPGDLERWQRGQTGFPIIDAGMREMWETGYMHNRVRMLVASLLTKNLQIDWRLGEAWFWDCLVDADIANNAASWQWVAGSGLDAAPYFRIFNPVTQGEKFDATGNYVRKWVPELSRLPDKWVQKPFAAPSAVLSEAGVLLGKTYPLPVVDLGLSRQRALDGFARLGE, encoded by the coding sequence GTGTCCAATTCCCGTACCGCCCTTGTCTGGCTGCGCAATGATCTGCGCGTGGCCGACAATCCGGCCCTTCTGGCCGCCACCCGCTCGGCGGAAACAGTCACAGCCCTCTATATCCACGAAACGGATACCGGCCTCCGCCCAATCGGCGGAGCGGCGCGGTGGTGGCTGCACCAGAGCCTTGAGCGATTTGAGGAGACCCTTGCCGGCCTCGGCATCCGGCTGATCGTCCGTGAGGGCCTGGCCGGCGAAGTCCTTCGGGCTACCCTTGCGGAACTCGGCGCGGACCAGGTGCACTGGAACCGACGCTACGGCCCGGCAGAGCGCGAAATTGACAGCGCCATCAAGGCTGACTTGCGAGACCGTGGGGTGGAGGCTCTCTCCCACACCGGCAATTTGCTGGCAGAACCGTGGTCGATAAAGAATGGCCAGGGCAAGCCATATTCCGTCTTCACCCCGTTCTGGAAGACGCTGCGGGATGTTCCTGTCGCGCCGCCGTTGCCCGCACCCCATGCCATGGGCAAGGTGATTTCCGCCGAAGGCGCGGACCGGGAATACACCGAACCGCACTGGGCGGGAAAGCTCCACGCCCATTGGGATATCGGCGAAGACGCCGCAGGGCAGCGCCTCGCGGAGTTTCTCGACGAGATGGTGGCGGACTATCCCGAGGCGCGCGATATTCCGGCCAGGGACGGCACGTCTCGCCTTTCACCCCATCTGCGCTTCGGCGAAATCAGCGCCCGCCAGATCTGGCATTCGTCGCGGCTCAAGGCGGACATGCAGCCGGACCTTGCTGGAGGAATCGACAAATTTCTCTCCGAACTCGCCTGGCGGGACTTCAGCTACAGCCAGCTTTATCATCGCGAGGACATCGCGCAGGTGCCGATGCAGCAAAGATTCGGCGCGCTGACATGGCGGATGGCTCCCGGGGATCTCGAACGCTGGCAGCGCGGACAGACGGGCTTTCCGATCATCGATGCGGGCATGCGCGAGATGTGGGAAACGGGCTACATGCACAACCGTGTCCGCATGCTGGTGGCGTCGCTCCTGACCAAGAACCTGCAAATCGACTGGCGGCTGGGCGAAGCCTGGTTCTGGGATTGTCTGGTCGATGCGGACATCGCCAACAATGCGGCGAGCTGGCAGTGGGTCGCCGGCAGCGGGCTCGATGCTGCCCCCTATTTCCGTATTTTCAACCCGGTGACGCAGGGGGAAAAGTTCGACGCGACGGGCAACTACGTTCGTAAATGGGTGCCGGAGCTTTCCCGCTTGCCGGACAAATGGGTGCAGAAGCCTTTCGCCGCCCCATCGGCAGTGCTGTCCGAGGCGGGGGTTTTGCTGGGCAAGACATATCCCCTGCCCGTGGTCGACCTCGGCTTGTCCCGGCAAAGGGCGCTGGATGGGTTCGCCCGATTGGGGGAATGA